The Synergistes jonesii genome includes a region encoding these proteins:
- the cbiB gene encoding adenosylcobinamide-phosphate synthase CbiB, with amino-acid sequence MRILAALLLDAIFGDPRRLPHPVVFVGRLISFCEKIFYTRGNNAKEKGFLFCAAVTLATAAALFVILGAAGLVSPWLRSALEIYLIYAAIAFKSLKDESLPVARALASGELERARRQLGRIVGRDTERLDEAGVVRACVETIAESYVDGVVSVLFWASVGAFFGQAALFAWIFKASNTMDSMVGYDDERYRDFGYAAAKFDDAMNFLPARLGAAAAIAGGAMAGMDYRRAWRIFLRDRLEHKSPNSAHAESVFAGLLGIRLGGGAYYGGEWEARPFLGDDLRSPEPNDILRAQHILNLSVAVCAFAILALARGAA; translated from the coding sequence TTGCGAATCTTAGCCGCTCTGCTTTTAGACGCCATCTTCGGCGACCCGCGGCGGCTGCCGCATCCGGTGGTCTTTGTGGGTCGTCTGATATCGTTTTGCGAAAAAATTTTTTATACGAGGGGAAATAACGCAAAGGAAAAGGGATTCCTCTTCTGCGCCGCAGTGACGCTCGCCACGGCGGCCGCGCTCTTCGTTATACTCGGCGCGGCGGGCTTGGTTTCCCCGTGGCTCAGGAGCGCGCTTGAAATATATCTGATCTACGCGGCGATAGCGTTCAAATCGCTGAAGGACGAATCTCTGCCCGTGGCGCGCGCGCTTGCGTCCGGCGAACTCGAACGCGCGCGCCGGCAGCTCGGGCGGATCGTAGGGCGCGACACGGAACGCCTCGACGAGGCCGGCGTGGTACGCGCCTGCGTCGAGACGATAGCCGAAAGCTACGTCGACGGCGTCGTCTCGGTACTCTTCTGGGCCTCCGTCGGCGCCTTCTTCGGGCAGGCGGCGCTCTTTGCGTGGATATTCAAGGCGTCGAACACGATGGACTCGATGGTCGGCTACGACGACGAGCGCTATCGCGACTTCGGGTACGCAGCGGCAAAGTTCGACGACGCGATGAACTTCCTGCCGGCGCGCTTAGGCGCTGCCGCGGCGATTGCCGGCGGCGCCATGGCCGGCATGGATTACAGGCGCGCGTGGAGAATCTTCCTGCGCGACAGGCTGGAACATAAAAGCCCGAACAGCGCGCACGCTGAGAGCGTATTCGCGGGGCTGCTCGGCATCCGCCTCGGAGGCGGCGCGTACTACGGCGGCGAGTGGGAGGCACGCCCCTTCCTCGGCGACGACCTGCGCAGCCCCGAACCGAACGACATCCTGCGCGCGCAGCATATTTTGAATCTTTCGGTCGCGGTATGCGCGTTCGCGATCCTCGCGCTCGCAAGAGGGGCCGCGTAA
- a CDS encoding pyridoxal phosphate-dependent aminotransferase, with translation MEFRLHGANPLKLYELFGVEPPAKIYDFSTNTNAAPQRGGFSPNLREAVEDYPDDECAALRALLSANFGVEKENLLVTSGSNEAIYIIASYAAARENFILQPVYGEYLRALSAFGAKTRNIFSLPAEFPEGSAVWLCNPCNPTGEFIPDAEIYRTADGNPNVFFVIDEAYRDFIWTEEELLPLEQRPNVIRLRSLTKIYDMCGARAGCVAADEKILSRLRRRQPSWSVGGLAQQAALFFAADDDLVPRTKKYYSKEMPRLISALNSAGFRTLPTSVNYFLTEIEDDEKFIRFLLERGCVVRHTRNFPSLDGRFVRIAARRAEENDVLIAAIKEYR, from the coding sequence ATGGAATTCCGGCTACACGGCGCGAACCCGCTGAAATTATACGAGCTCTTCGGCGTCGAGCCTCCGGCAAAAATCTACGACTTCAGCACGAATACGAACGCGGCGCCGCAGAGGGGCGGCTTCTCGCCGAATTTGCGCGAAGCGGTCGAGGATTACCCCGACGACGAATGCGCGGCGCTGCGCGCGCTCCTTTCGGCCAACTTCGGCGTGGAAAAAGAAAACCTCCTCGTCACGAGTGGCTCGAACGAGGCGATATACATCATCGCCTCCTACGCCGCGGCGCGCGAGAACTTTATACTCCAGCCCGTCTACGGCGAATATCTGCGCGCCCTTTCGGCGTTCGGCGCGAAGACGCGCAATATTTTCAGCCTACCCGCGGAATTTCCGGAAGGAAGCGCCGTCTGGCTCTGCAATCCCTGCAACCCTACGGGGGAGTTCATCCCCGACGCGGAAATTTACCGCACGGCGGACGGCAATCCAAACGTATTTTTCGTGATCGACGAAGCCTACCGGGATTTCATATGGACGGAGGAGGAACTTCTGCCGCTTGAGCAGCGGCCGAACGTAATAAGGCTGCGCTCGCTGACGAAAATTTACGACATGTGCGGCGCGCGCGCCGGCTGCGTCGCCGCCGACGAAAAAATCCTTTCGCGCCTCCGGCGGCGGCAGCCGAGCTGGAGCGTCGGCGGGCTCGCGCAACAGGCGGCGCTCTTCTTCGCAGCGGACGACGATCTCGTACCGCGGACGAAAAAATATTACTCCAAAGAGATGCCGCGCCTGATCTCCGCTCTGAACTCCGCAGGCTTCCGCACGTTGCCGACCTCGGTAAATTATTTCCTGACCGAGATAGAGGACGATGAAAAATTCATCCGCTTCCTGCTCGAACGCGGCTGTGTCGTGCGCCACACGCGCAACTTCCCAAGCCTCGACGGCCGCTTCGTGCGCATAGCGGCGCGCCGCGCGGAAGAGAATGACGTGCTGATCGCAGCGATAAAAGAATACCGATAA
- the thiS gene encoding sulfur carrier protein ThiS, translating into MITVNGDKSPWKEGLTVKDLLDEKNFKFKMLSVWVNDSAIDRARYGETRIPDGANVQVIHNISGG; encoded by the coding sequence ATGATAACGGTGAACGGGGATAAATCGCCTTGGAAAGAGGGGCTGACGGTAAAGGATCTGCTCGACGAAAAAAATTTCAAATTCAAGATGCTCTCCGTATGGGTAAACGACAGCGCGATAGACAGGGCGCGCTACGGCGAGACGAGAATCCCCGACGGCGCGAACGTGCAGGTCATCCACAACATCAGCGGCGGCTAA
- a CDS encoding aldehyde ferredoxin oxidoreductase family protein — MSKTPMKLLAEWSYEPAKIHHGYSRETLYVGLGNRDGSYKFEKRSVSDDMIEKFTGGRGFGLKLLWDAVTEKTKWDDPENEIVIAGGPFCGITQYPGAGKCYSVFLSPATKQTYNSNAGGYFAPFLKFSGFDAMELQGKADRPVVVFIDGDGHKVQIFESNLPDINAYAVSEELHEYFAKDEPDKRTISVVSTGIGARTSYWGGMDFSFYDVRRKAVRLKQAGRGGGGTVLYDKGVVAIVVKRTHFTGAENDPVDIKTIQRCGASLHKRIHDLDDKQCKMRSAGTAHLTEIMDAYNLLPVNNYKFGCHKDIDNISSSAYIKLFTQGMADGCWYGCSLACAKGVDHFRLKTGPWKGREVIVDGPEYETAAGLGSNLGVFDPIWTIEANFYADHYGLDTISLGTGMAFVCECYELGLINKENTHGLDLNFGNKDDIMELLHRIAHGSDEFAIACGRGIEEAREYFAEHYGADLATMKKIGMVCQGLEASEYRCQESIAQWGGYFLTLKGPQHDEAWLIFMDMVNKQLPTYEDKAEALFFFPNFRLWFSLQGLCKLPWNDIEPADNGMKYKGIEAARVPEHLQNYLDIFEAITGRHLTRDGMIEQSEKVYNFERIFNLRMGKGTAKYHEAPDRGLGPVWEDEWMERPEYFDEKLKEFGESIEGLSVKEKIALLQKHRRKQWEQLKLAVYKRRGWNKNGIPTLATVKRLGIDYPAVVELLKKHLKPEDEFED, encoded by the coding sequence ATGTCGAAAACGCCAATGAAACTTCTTGCCGAATGGTCGTACGAACCGGCTAAAATACACCACGGATATTCCCGCGAGACTCTTTACGTCGGGCTAGGAAACAGGGACGGCAGTTACAAATTCGAAAAGCGTTCCGTTTCGGACGATATGATAGAAAAATTCACAGGGGGACGCGGCTTTGGCCTCAAGCTGCTCTGGGACGCCGTTACGGAAAAGACTAAATGGGACGACCCGGAGAACGAAATAGTCATCGCCGGCGGCCCTTTCTGCGGCATCACGCAGTACCCGGGCGCGGGGAAGTGCTATTCGGTGTTCCTCTCTCCGGCGACGAAGCAGACTTATAACAGCAACGCCGGCGGATATTTCGCGCCTTTCCTGAAGTTCTCCGGCTTCGACGCGATGGAGCTGCAGGGGAAGGCCGACAGGCCCGTTGTCGTTTTTATCGACGGCGACGGCCACAAGGTCCAGATATTCGAATCAAACCTCCCAGACATCAACGCGTACGCGGTCTCTGAGGAGCTTCACGAGTATTTTGCGAAGGACGAGCCCGACAAACGCACCATCTCCGTAGTGTCGACCGGCATAGGAGCGCGCACGAGCTACTGGGGGGGCATGGATTTCAGCTTCTACGACGTCCGCCGCAAAGCCGTGCGCCTTAAACAAGCGGGACGCGGCGGCGGCGGCACGGTGCTCTACGACAAGGGCGTCGTCGCGATAGTCGTGAAGCGCACGCATTTTACAGGAGCGGAGAACGACCCCGTAGACATCAAAACGATTCAGCGCTGCGGCGCGAGCCTGCACAAGCGCATCCACGACCTCGACGACAAACAGTGCAAGATGCGCTCCGCCGGCACCGCGCACCTCACCGAAATAATGGACGCCTACAATCTTCTGCCGGTGAACAATTATAAGTTCGGCTGCCATAAGGATATCGATAATATCAGCTCTTCTGCCTATATAAAGCTCTTCACACAGGGCATGGCCGACGGCTGCTGGTACGGCTGCTCGCTCGCTTGTGCGAAGGGCGTCGACCACTTTCGCCTTAAGACCGGCCCATGGAAGGGCAGAGAGGTCATAGTCGACGGGCCGGAGTATGAGACGGCGGCTGGGCTCGGCTCGAACCTCGGCGTATTCGATCCGATCTGGACGATAGAGGCGAACTTTTACGCCGATCATTACGGACTCGACACTATCTCACTCGGCACGGGCATGGCGTTCGTCTGTGAGTGCTACGAGCTTGGTCTGATCAACAAAGAGAATACGCACGGTCTCGACCTGAATTTCGGCAACAAGGACGATATAATGGAGCTTCTGCACCGCATAGCGCACGGCTCCGACGAATTTGCGATAGCCTGCGGGCGCGGCATAGAGGAAGCGCGCGAATATTTCGCAGAGCATTACGGAGCCGACCTCGCTACGATGAAGAAGATAGGCATGGTCTGTCAGGGGCTCGAGGCCTCCGAGTACCGCTGCCAGGAGTCGATAGCTCAGTGGGGCGGCTACTTCCTCACGCTTAAGGGGCCGCAGCACGACGAGGCGTGGCTGATATTCATGGATATGGTCAACAAACAGCTGCCGACCTACGAGGACAAGGCCGAGGCGCTCTTCTTCTTCCCGAACTTCCGCCTCTGGTTCTCGCTGCAGGGGCTCTGCAAGCTGCCGTGGAACGATATCGAGCCGGCGGACAACGGCATGAAGTATAAGGGCATCGAAGCGGCGCGTGTGCCGGAGCATTTGCAGAATTACCTCGACATCTTCGAGGCGATCACCGGCAGGCATCTGACGCGCGATGGGATGATCGAACAGTCCGAGAAGGTCTATAATTTCGAGAGAATCTTCAACCTGCGCATGGGCAAGGGCACAGCGAAGTATCACGAAGCCCCGGACCGCGGGCTCGGTCCCGTGTGGGAGGACGAGTGGATGGAGCGCCCCGAGTACTTCGACGAGAAGCTGAAGGAATTCGGCGAGAGTATCGAGGGGCTTTCCGTCAAGGAGAAGATCGCCCTGCTGCAGAAGCACCGCAGGAAGCAGTGGGAGCAGCTGAAACTGGCCGTCTACAAGCGCCGCGGCTGGAACAAGAACGGAATCCCGACGCTTGCTACGGTGAAACGCCTCGGCATAGACTATCCCGCGGTCGTGGAGCTTCTCAAGAAGCATCTGAAGCCGGAGGACGAGTTCGAGGATTAA
- a CDS encoding 4Fe-4S binding protein — translation MHVNAEKCVECGACMEACSTAYFKEKSPELSRVKILNNTGFVSVNICSQCGACMAVCPTQALERDANGVVQLRKEKCTSCLMCVGYCPAASMFFDGDKQTEPFKCIACGICARKCPTGALELINVPAKA, via the coding sequence ATGCATGTAAACGCCGAGAAGTGCGTCGAATGCGGCGCATGTATGGAGGCGTGCTCTACGGCGTATTTCAAGGAAAAGTCGCCGGAGCTTTCGCGCGTTAAGATACTTAACAACACGGGCTTCGTGAGCGTCAACATATGCTCGCAGTGCGGAGCCTGCATGGCGGTCTGCCCGACTCAGGCGCTCGAGCGCGACGCGAACGGTGTGGTGCAGCTGCGGAAAGAAAAGTGCACGTCGTGCCTTATGTGCGTCGGCTACTGTCCCGCCGCTTCGATGTTCTTCGACGGCGACAAGCAGACGGAGCCCTTCAAGTGCATCGCCTGCGGCATTTGCGCGCGCAAATGCCCGACCGGCGCGCTTGAATTGATCAATGTGCCCGCGAAGGCTTAG